A stretch of Paenibacillus peoriae DNA encodes these proteins:
- a CDS encoding 2-oxoglutarate dehydrogenase E1 component yields the protein MTMEESSRQVPWQAYYGPNLGYVQDQYEKYVADPGTVDPAYRELFDQWGEPPQSEYSAASMIDNKLQGPPTSALGHLDSNTLQKAVTAGKMVWNIREYGHLAAQIDPLELDAEQDTRLLNPASYGLTEQDLKAFPASLIWDNAPAGTLNGWEAIQRLRVAYTGPIAYEFSHIHNEEERRWLNSYAESGWSSKPLTTQERKSLLSRLVEVEQFEEFLHKTFVGQKRFSIEGNDVLVPVLDEIIRLTTNAGASHVLMGMAHRGRLNVLAHVLGKPYSKIFSEFHHSPNKDLIPSEGSTGINYGWTGDVKYHLGADRFVKDGGAVQARLTLANNPSHLEYVNPVVQGFSRAAQEDRSEAGYPKLDVSKAATIIMHGDAAFPGEGIVAESLNFTNLRGFRNGGSVHIIVNNRLGFTTESVDSRSTRYASDLAKGYEIPIVHVNADNPEACIAAARMAGEYRNRFKKDFLIDLIGYRRYGHNESDDPETTQPLVYRKVKNHPTVSKLYTQKLMKQGIVDEAFSAGLIEKVQNRLKEAHEQVKNQPEQEPEITPVKAKKNQSSVVRTAVELKKLRQINENLLKWPQSFHVYPKLDRILQRRKTALNEGEKVDWSLAETLALATILADGKPIRMTGQDAERATFAHRNLVLHEPETGRTHCPLHTLPEARASFSIHNSPLSEASVLGFEYGYNVYSPETLVIWEAQFGDFANCAQVIFDQFISAGRAKWRQKSSLVMLLPHGSEGQGPEHTSARLERFLQLSAQNNWTVANLSSASQYFHLLRRQAALSESEEARPLVMMSPKSLIRNNRVASPASEFSEGAFRPVLEQPGLGARPDRVERIVLCSGKIAIDLEEALEKDKNEAEERLHIIRVEQLYPFPEEEIRNIFGRFPHVKEFVWAQEEPKNMGAWSYIEPRLRNVVPQGAEIRYAGRPDRSSPASGYQQVHSLEQQRIIQSALKQDSKNNITLGR from the coding sequence ATGACAATGGAAGAGAGCAGCAGACAGGTACCTTGGCAGGCGTATTACGGACCTAATCTAGGTTATGTGCAGGACCAGTATGAAAAGTATGTAGCGGACCCCGGAACGGTTGACCCGGCTTACCGCGAGCTATTTGATCAATGGGGTGAGCCGCCACAATCCGAATACTCGGCTGCTTCCATGATAGACAACAAATTGCAAGGCCCCCCCACAAGTGCTTTGGGGCATCTTGATTCGAATACATTACAGAAAGCGGTTACAGCGGGTAAAATGGTATGGAATATCCGTGAATACGGACATTTAGCCGCCCAAATCGATCCGCTGGAACTGGATGCAGAGCAGGATACACGCTTGCTTAATCCAGCATCTTACGGTTTAACTGAACAAGACTTGAAGGCTTTTCCAGCCTCTTTAATATGGGATAACGCTCCTGCGGGAACACTTAACGGATGGGAAGCCATTCAACGGTTACGTGTAGCATACACAGGTCCGATTGCCTATGAATTTAGTCATATTCATAACGAGGAGGAACGCCGCTGGCTGAACAGCTATGCAGAATCCGGCTGGTCCTCCAAGCCCCTCACCACACAGGAACGCAAGTCGTTGCTGAGCAGATTGGTAGAAGTAGAACAGTTCGAAGAGTTTTTGCATAAAACATTTGTCGGACAGAAACGTTTTTCCATCGAGGGTAATGATGTGCTTGTCCCTGTTCTCGATGAGATTATTCGTCTAACCACAAATGCAGGAGCAAGTCATGTCCTGATGGGCATGGCGCATCGCGGCCGTTTGAATGTACTGGCACATGTGCTGGGCAAGCCTTACAGTAAAATTTTCTCTGAATTTCATCATTCGCCGAATAAGGATTTGATCCCGTCGGAAGGTTCCACAGGAATTAACTACGGCTGGACTGGCGATGTGAAATATCATCTGGGTGCTGATCGTTTTGTAAAAGATGGGGGAGCGGTGCAGGCCCGTCTGACATTGGCGAATAACCCAAGTCACCTGGAATATGTGAATCCGGTGGTACAAGGATTTTCACGAGCTGCACAGGAAGACCGCAGTGAGGCTGGTTATCCGAAGCTGGATGTGAGCAAGGCAGCTACCATTATTATGCACGGTGATGCTGCTTTCCCAGGTGAAGGTATCGTGGCAGAATCACTTAATTTCACGAATTTGCGCGGCTTCCGCAATGGCGGTTCAGTTCATATTATTGTGAATAATCGTCTGGGCTTTACGACAGAGAGTGTTGATTCCCGTTCGACCCGTTATGCCAGTGATCTCGCTAAAGGCTATGAAATTCCAATTGTGCATGTGAACGCGGATAATCCCGAAGCTTGTATTGCAGCTGCTCGTATGGCTGGCGAATATCGCAATCGTTTCAAGAAGGATTTTCTGATTGATCTGATTGGTTACCGTCGTTATGGTCACAATGAATCCGATGACCCGGAAACAACACAACCGCTGGTATATCGTAAGGTGAAGAATCATCCGACGGTGAGCAAATTGTATACTCAAAAGCTGATGAAGCAGGGGATTGTGGACGAAGCGTTTAGTGCCGGCCTCATTGAGAAGGTGCAAAACAGACTGAAGGAAGCGCATGAGCAGGTGAAGAATCAACCGGAACAAGAGCCGGAGATTACTCCTGTGAAGGCGAAAAAGAATCAGAGTTCTGTGGTACGTACTGCAGTGGAATTGAAAAAACTGCGCCAAATCAATGAAAACTTACTCAAATGGCCACAGTCTTTTCACGTATATCCGAAGCTGGATCGAATTTTACAGCGTAGAAAAACCGCTCTGAACGAAGGTGAAAAGGTAGATTGGAGTTTGGCGGAGACGCTGGCTTTGGCTACCATTCTCGCAGACGGCAAGCCTATTCGTATGACAGGCCAAGATGCGGAGCGAGCTACATTTGCTCACCGTAACCTTGTGCTGCATGAGCCTGAAACAGGCCGTACACATTGCCCGTTGCATACATTGCCGGAAGCACGTGCTTCGTTCAGTATTCATAACAGTCCATTGTCTGAGGCATCTGTCCTTGGCTTTGAATATGGCTATAACGTGTATTCTCCTGAAACGTTAGTGATTTGGGAAGCACAATTCGGCGATTTTGCCAACTGTGCACAGGTTATTTTTGACCAATTTATTTCCGCAGGCCGTGCCAAATGGAGACAGAAATCGAGTCTGGTGATGCTGCTACCGCATGGTAGCGAAGGACAAGGACCAGAGCATACGAGCGCACGTCTGGAGCGTTTTCTCCAGTTGTCCGCACAAAATAACTGGACTGTCGCTAATTTGAGCAGTGCCTCCCAATATTTCCATCTGCTGCGCCGTCAGGCTGCATTAAGCGAAAGTGAGGAAGCCCGCCCGCTGGTGATGATGTCGCCGAAGAGCCTGATTCGTAATAATCGTGTCGCTTCGCCTGCTTCTGAATTTAGCGAAGGAGCATTCCGTCCTGTGTTGGAACAGCCTGGTCTTGGTGCACGTCCGGATCGTGTAGAACGCATTGTACTGTGCAGTGGCAAGATTGCCATTGATCTCGAAGAAGCATTGGAAAAGGATAAGAATGAGGCAGAAGAGCGTCTGCATATTATTCGTGTGGAGCAGTTATACCCTTTCCCGGAAGAGGAAATTCGGAATATTTTCGGTCGCTTCCCGCATGTTAAGGAGTTCGTATGGGCTCAGGAAGAACCTAAAAATATGGGGGCTTGGAGTTACATTGAACCTCGCCTGCGGAATGTTGTGCCACAGGGAGCGGAAATTCGTTACGCAGGCAGACCAGATCGTTCAAGCCCGGCCAGCGGTTATCAGCAAGTACACAGCCTAGAACAACAGCGAATTATTCAATCGGCGTTGAAGCAGGATTCCAAAAACAATATTACACTGGGGAGGTAG
- the odhB gene encoding 2-oxoglutarate dehydrogenase complex dihydrolipoyllysine-residue succinyltransferase, with amino-acid sequence MSDIIVPAMGESITEGTISKWLVKEGDSVGQGDVLLELETDKVNLEISAEEAGVVQKILRQEGDTVVIGEAVGLIGSGSGSADSTGAGEVAATQAPEAPSVATSPSSVGGGVKVEEKSAPPISSNSDGNGQTASPSARKLARERGIDLEQVQGKDPLGRVFQEDVKTHNSAEVSRAASIPASAATSKPAPPSPAQTEYSKPVERQRMSRRRATIAKRLVEAQQTAAMLTTFNEVDMTAILDVRKRRKDKFKEKHDVGLGFMSFFTKAVVGALKRFPTVNAEINGDDIVLKKYYDIGIAVSAKEGLVVPVVRDADRLGFAEIEKSIADLAGKARSNSLSLADLQGGTFTITNGGIFGSLLSTPILNTPQVGILGMHKIQLRPIAIDEERMENRPMMYIALSYDHRIIDGSEAVRFLVTVKELLEDPESLLLEG; translated from the coding sequence GTGAGCGATATTATAGTGCCGGCAATGGGAGAATCCATCACGGAGGGAACAATCTCCAAATGGCTTGTGAAGGAAGGGGATTCCGTAGGACAGGGAGATGTTCTGCTGGAGTTGGAAACCGATAAGGTCAATCTGGAAATTAGTGCGGAAGAAGCAGGTGTGGTGCAGAAAATCCTTCGTCAGGAGGGAGATACTGTGGTCATTGGTGAAGCTGTTGGTCTGATCGGAAGCGGCAGTGGTAGTGCGGATTCAACCGGTGCTGGAGAAGTTGCAGCGACTCAAGCGCCTGAAGCACCGTCCGTAGCGACTTCACCGTCTTCCGTAGGAGGCGGCGTTAAAGTAGAAGAAAAGTCTGCACCGCCTATTTCATCGAATAGCGACGGAAATGGCCAGACGGCATCACCATCTGCACGGAAGTTAGCGCGTGAGCGCGGGATTGATCTTGAGCAGGTACAGGGAAAGGACCCGCTCGGACGTGTATTCCAGGAGGACGTAAAAACGCATAACAGCGCTGAAGTATCACGTGCAGCATCTATACCTGCGTCTGCCGCTACTAGCAAGCCTGCGCCTCCGTCTCCAGCGCAAACGGAGTACAGCAAGCCTGTGGAACGCCAGCGCATGTCTCGTCGCAGAGCGACGATCGCTAAGCGTCTTGTTGAAGCACAGCAGACAGCTGCCATGCTGACCACTTTTAATGAAGTGGATATGACCGCCATTCTCGATGTGCGTAAACGCCGTAAAGATAAGTTTAAGGAAAAACATGATGTAGGCTTGGGTTTTATGTCCTTCTTTACAAAGGCAGTGGTTGGTGCTCTCAAGCGCTTCCCTACCGTGAATGCTGAAATTAATGGCGATGATATCGTACTGAAAAAATACTATGATATTGGGATTGCTGTATCTGCCAAGGAAGGTTTGGTTGTGCCAGTTGTGCGGGATGCCGATCGTCTTGGCTTTGCTGAGATTGAGAAGAGCATTGCAGATTTGGCTGGCAAAGCACGCTCCAATTCGCTTTCTCTGGCCGACTTGCAAGGAGGAACTTTTACCATAACCAATGGAGGTATTTTCGGTTCCCTGCTGTCTACGCCAATTCTCAATACGCCGCAAGTGGGGATTTTGGGAATGCATAAAATCCAACTTCGCCCGATTGCCATCGACGAGGAACGAATGGAAAATCGTCCGATGATGTATATCGCGTTGTCCTACGATCACCGGATTATTGATGGTAGTGAGGCAGTTCGTTTCCTGGTAACGGTCAAAGAATTGCTGGAAGATCCGGAATCATTGTTACTGGAAGGATAA
- a CDS encoding YfiT family bacillithiol transferase produces MDKDLRYPIGSFVVPDTITEEQLIAWIHDIAELPAQLRLAVEGLNEQQLNTPYREGGWTIRQVVHHVADSHMNSYIRFKLALTEDTPTIKPYDEGRWAEIPDARELPLEPSLQLLEGLHERWVTVLRSLGEDQLHRSFIHPESGQTIRLERNIGIYAWHGKHHTAHITSLRERNAW; encoded by the coding sequence TTGGACAAAGACTTGCGCTATCCGATAGGATCATTCGTTGTTCCAGACACCATTACAGAAGAACAGCTTATCGCATGGATTCACGACATTGCTGAATTGCCTGCACAGCTGCGTCTGGCGGTCGAAGGACTGAATGAGCAGCAGCTAAATACGCCTTATCGTGAAGGGGGCTGGACGATAAGGCAGGTAGTTCATCATGTGGCAGACAGCCATATGAACAGCTATATCCGTTTTAAACTGGCGCTGACGGAGGATACACCGACGATCAAGCCATATGATGAGGGACGTTGGGCCGAAATACCAGACGCCAGGGAACTTCCACTGGAGCCCTCGTTGCAATTGCTAGAAGGACTGCATGAACGGTGGGTGACCGTGTTGCGATCGTTGGGAGAGGATCAGCTACACCGATCGTTTATTCATCCTGAATCGGGCCAGACGATCCGCCTGGAACGAAACATCGGTATCTATGCCTGGCATGGCAAACATCACACAGCTCATATTACTTCCCTGAGAGAACGAAATGCATGGTGA
- a CDS encoding alpha/beta fold hydrolase yields the protein MREYTFTIAENDGTELFAYRWLPDQNLPIKGIVQISHGMCETSYRYIRLAEKLTACGYGVYANDHIGHGRTAGDPDKLGMPGADAFNRMANGMLELGEIVAKEFPEQSRFLLGHSMGSFLTQKIMYDDRQTYHGFILSGTNGRRGLLKLGEQVALLQAKLQGMDHRSMLLNAMVFGGFNRAFRPVRTAFDWLSRDPEEVDQFVHDPLCGAICTTGFFLDFFRLLQEIHWPSSLKHINPKLPVYIFAGDRDPVGLFGKGVLSLVEMYRSLELQDIEYRLYPDGRHEMLHETNRDEVMSDIVDWLDRHVNTEVTSVSTLSGASDEPEQSTSSKSSAL from the coding sequence ATGCGGGAATACACCTTCACCATCGCTGAAAATGATGGAACAGAGCTTTTTGCCTACCGCTGGCTGCCCGATCAGAATTTGCCCATTAAGGGGATTGTTCAAATTTCGCATGGTATGTGCGAGACGTCCTATCGGTACATCCGACTGGCCGAAAAGCTTACTGCTTGCGGTTACGGTGTGTATGCCAACGATCATATCGGTCACGGGCGCACGGCTGGTGATCCTGATAAGCTGGGTATGCCAGGAGCTGATGCGTTTAATCGAATGGCAAATGGCATGCTGGAGCTAGGCGAAATTGTGGCTAAGGAATTCCCTGAACAGTCTCGTTTTTTGCTGGGTCACAGCATGGGGTCCTTTTTAACCCAGAAAATTATGTATGACGATCGGCAGACGTATCATGGGTTTATTTTATCGGGAACCAACGGAAGACGTGGTCTTCTAAAACTCGGAGAGCAAGTTGCTCTACTGCAAGCCAAACTGCAAGGAATGGATCATCGCAGTATGTTGCTCAACGCTATGGTCTTTGGAGGCTTTAATCGTGCCTTTCGTCCGGTGCGCACAGCGTTCGACTGGCTGTCCCGTGATCCTGAGGAAGTAGATCAGTTCGTGCACGACCCATTATGTGGAGCTATTTGCACGACAGGCTTTTTTCTGGATTTTTTCAGGCTATTGCAAGAAATCCACTGGCCTTCCTCGCTGAAACATATCAATCCCAAACTGCCAGTTTATATTTTTGCCGGGGATCGTGATCCAGTGGGTTTGTTCGGTAAAGGCGTGTTGTCACTAGTGGAAATGTATCGAAGCCTAGAGCTTCAGGACATAGAGTATCGCCTCTATCCTGATGGTCGCCATGAGATGCTTCATGAAACAAACCGCGACGAGGTGATGAGTGACATCGTAGACTGGCTCGACCGTCATGTTAATACAGAGGTGACCTCTGTTTCCACATTGTCTGGAGCCTCCGATGAACCTGAACAATCAACCTCGTCCAAGTCATCAGCCTTGTGA
- a CDS encoding type I phosphomannose isomerase catalytic subunit, whose amino-acid sequence MLKPYPLQFQPEFKERVWGGRALEQFGLTPPEGHIGEGWMIADHPNGTTTVINGELAGKGLDEIRETYGQDWLGAKGVSEKGGRFPLLIKLLDCNDDLSVQVHPTDDYKGLPAGELGKTEMWYVLDAKPDAKIIYGLTEGVTRESLRTALESGDILGSLRQVPVEAGDTFFIPAGTVHALCAGVVVAEIQQNSDTTYRLYDYNRPGLDGKPRELHIEDSLNVTSYAGAGATTMKTDGLQPGKWLQLAACEYFVVEKGIVDGSWALSTTEDSFTILVICEGSGTITWNNNTESLSCKAGDCFLLPANLSGYTLNDGMTVLRSYLP is encoded by the coding sequence ATGCTAAAGCCATACCCGCTGCAATTTCAACCTGAGTTCAAAGAGAGAGTTTGGGGAGGACGGGCCTTAGAGCAATTTGGTCTAACCCCACCAGAAGGACATATCGGGGAAGGATGGATGATTGCCGATCATCCAAACGGAACAACAACGGTCATCAATGGTGAGCTGGCAGGCAAAGGACTGGATGAAATTCGCGAGACCTACGGGCAAGATTGGCTCGGGGCCAAGGGTGTATCGGAAAAAGGCGGACGATTCCCACTTTTGATCAAACTACTGGATTGTAATGATGACTTATCCGTTCAGGTGCATCCGACAGATGATTACAAAGGACTTCCAGCCGGAGAATTAGGAAAAACTGAAATGTGGTACGTGCTTGATGCCAAGCCGGATGCCAAGATTATTTATGGTCTGACCGAAGGTGTAACCCGCGAGAGTCTGCGTACAGCTCTTGAAAGTGGGGACATCCTCGGCAGTTTGCGTCAGGTCCCAGTCGAAGCAGGCGATACATTCTTCATCCCCGCTGGAACCGTACATGCACTGTGTGCAGGCGTTGTCGTTGCTGAAATCCAGCAAAATTCGGATACTACCTATCGCTTATATGACTATAATCGCCCCGGACTGGATGGCAAGCCTCGTGAGTTGCATATCGAGGATTCCCTCAATGTAACCTCCTACGCAGGTGCAGGCGCAACAACGATGAAAACGGACGGCTTACAGCCTGGAAAATGGCTCCAGCTGGCAGCCTGTGAGTATTTTGTTGTGGAAAAGGGTATCGTAGATGGAAGTTGGGCACTTTCTACAACGGAAGACAGCTTCACCATTCTCGTGATTTGTGAAGGCAGTGGGACCATAACATGGAACAATAATACCGAGTCTCTTTCCTGTAAAGCTGGAGATTGCTTCCTGTTGCCCGCTAACCTGAGCGGTTACACGCTGAATGACGGAATGACCGTACTTAGATCTTATCTTCCTTAA
- a CDS encoding class I SAM-dependent methyltransferase: protein MGFLSVLSYAHQLVATRVQPGDTAIDATVGTGADTLFLAKAAGKRGRVYGFDIQQEALHCARRRLEENASPSLAEVSLLLQGHEQMREAVPDMLHGKVAAVMFNLGYLPSEGADPTVITHTHSTLVALDAALQLLRPRGILTAVLYPGHAGGSEEADAVLQWASALPVSSGQSIIYRQLQRAASPYVVAVEKK, encoded by the coding sequence ATGGGATTCCTATCCGTCCTGAGCTACGCTCATCAATTGGTGGCTACGCGGGTGCAGCCAGGCGATACTGCTATAGACGCTACCGTCGGTACAGGAGCAGATACGTTATTTCTGGCAAAAGCTGCTGGCAAACGGGGCCGTGTCTATGGCTTTGACATCCAGCAAGAAGCACTGCATTGCGCCCGTCGTCGACTGGAAGAAAACGCTTCACCTTCATTAGCAGAAGTATCGCTACTACTACAAGGTCATGAGCAAATGCGGGAGGCCGTTCCGGACATGCTGCATGGCAAAGTCGCTGCGGTCATGTTTAACCTTGGCTACTTGCCATCCGAAGGCGCCGATCCTACGGTCATCACGCATACGCACAGTACGCTCGTCGCACTGGATGCTGCCTTACAATTGCTGCGACCACGCGGCATTCTGACTGCCGTACTCTATCCAGGGCATGCTGGAGGAAGTGAAGAAGCAGATGCCGTTCTTCAATGGGCTTCTGCTCTCCCGGTCTCCAGCGGTCAAAGCATTATTTATCGTCAATTACAACGAGCCGCTTCACCTTACGTAGTGGCAGTTGAGAAGAAATAA
- a CDS encoding TIGR01212 family radical SAM protein (This family includes YhcC from E. coli K-12, an uncharacterized radical SAM protein.): MKTDLLPAPLLWGDKRFHTWNYEMREQFQNKVFKVMLDAGFTCPNRDGSIAKGGCTFCSARGSGDFAGRRRDDLVTQFNTIRDRQHLKWPNAKYIGYFQAYTNTYAPVEELREYFEVILEQPGVVGLSIATRPDCLPDDVVDYLAELNERTYLWVEMGLQTVHESTSELINRAHDTQCYLEAVEKLRKRNIRVCAHIIYGLPQETHEMMLDTGRAVAAMDVQGIKIHLLHLMRKTPMVKQYEAGLLRFLEKDEYVKLIVDTLEFLPPEMIVHRLTGDAPRDLLVGPMWSLKKWEVLNAIDHELKSRETWQGKYWRQP; encoded by the coding sequence ATGAAAACAGATTTATTGCCTGCTCCTCTCCTGTGGGGAGATAAACGGTTCCACACTTGGAATTACGAAATGCGTGAGCAATTTCAAAATAAAGTGTTCAAAGTCATGCTAGATGCGGGTTTTACCTGTCCGAATCGCGATGGCTCCATCGCTAAAGGGGGCTGCACCTTTTGTAGCGCACGCGGATCGGGTGATTTTGCCGGGCGTCGTCGTGATGATCTGGTCACCCAGTTTAATACGATTCGGGATCGACAGCATCTAAAATGGCCAAACGCCAAATATATTGGCTATTTCCAAGCCTACACGAATACGTATGCCCCGGTTGAGGAACTGCGAGAATACTTTGAGGTAATTCTGGAGCAGCCCGGCGTTGTCGGTCTGTCCATCGCTACACGTCCTGATTGCCTGCCTGACGATGTAGTGGATTACCTTGCCGAGCTAAACGAACGCACGTACCTGTGGGTCGAAATGGGTCTGCAAACCGTCCATGAATCGACCTCAGAGCTGATTAACCGCGCTCATGATACTCAATGCTATCTGGAGGCGGTGGAAAAGTTGCGCAAGCGGAATATCCGCGTGTGCGCCCACATTATTTATGGTCTGCCCCAAGAGACGCATGAAATGATGCTTGATACGGGACGTGCAGTAGCGGCTATGGATGTGCAGGGCATCAAAATCCACCTGCTGCATCTCATGCGCAAAACGCCTATGGTCAAGCAGTATGAAGCGGGATTGCTACGCTTTCTGGAAAAGGACGAATACGTGAAGCTGATTGTTGATACGCTGGAGTTTTTACCTCCCGAAATGATTGTTCATCGGTTAACCGGAGATGCCCCACGCGATTTGCTAGTGGGACCCATGTGGTCGCTCAAAAAATGGGAAGTGCTCAATGCCATTGATCATGAACTGAAGTCACGCGAAACGTGGCAGGGAAAATACTGGAGGCAACCTTAA